The Sparus aurata chromosome 10, fSpaAur1.1, whole genome shotgun sequence genome includes the window AGTCTCATCGGTCTCCAGGGGCCCATGTGCTCTCAGTTCACCTGGGAAACTGCTCATCGCACATGAGCCTGTGTCCATGACTGGTGTCATACTGGGCACACCCATGCATGTCTCTCTGGACGGAGGGACAGCCAGGATCTCAAGCTCCACCTCGAAGTGCCCCTTGGCCTCGCCGGGCTCACGGATGATCAGCATCTCATACTCTCCGAACCGGATCAGGGCCTTGTCCGGGAGGTCCGCCTTCTCCAGGTAGCCCAGTGCAGAGCTGTTCACCGACAGCTGACCCCTCTGGCTCAAGTTCTGGATGGTGAACAGCATGTCAGGGTTCTTGGGTGATCGGTAGGCGTGGAGGGCCAGCTGTTTGCGGGAGACCCTGTTGTCGTTCAGGGCGAGGGTGCAGGTCTGGGCGTCACGCCCCAGCCTGAGAGGGTCATCTGCTGAGTGTCTGCTCCTTGTCCCCAGAGGAAGCAGCCCGTAAAGGCCCCTACAACTCTGCTGAGGGTGGTAAAGCTTGATATGGAGACAGGTATGATCTTCCTCCGTCTCCATTGTCTGGGTCTGGGACACATTCATCACCAAACAATAGCCTGCTTCACAGCTCTTGATGAAATCAGATGACCAGTGGCAAAGGGCTGTTCAAAAAAGACGGCAAACATTAGAATCTGGTGAGATGAGGTGGTTAACCATTCAAAACAAAGAGTTAAGTGATTCAGTTATTCCAACTGCTAGATGTGTGTGCCTTACCTTAATGTTGAAGTTTGTAAACAGGCGATATAAGTCGATGCTTTCACACCCACGGAGAAGCAGCCCAAATGTTGACTGTGCTTGCTTGACTAACGGTGCTCGTGTGAAAACAGACTCCTCCTATCTGCCCTGCAGCATGTTGACTTCCCCTCTCTCGAGTTTCGTCATTCTCACAAGACCCGGTAATAGCAATGCTGCATTCAAGTGAAAAAGCACGGTTGTTGATTGTGGATGAGGTAACGGTGGCGAATAGAAAGGAAAAGTCAAGACTTTCATTTGAGATTTGTCCAACAACTAGGAAGAAGTAATGATGTCAGCCACGAATGTCTAGCAACTAAATGATCACACAATAATACAAGTTCAGAGGAGCACAGACTACATTTACAAGTACTATTTTTGCAATGCAGAATTTGAAACCATTCCATGCCAGATCACTGGCTGAATTAAGGGAAATAATTAATCTGTTAGTTGATCAACAATTTCTGATTGAAAACGAATCATCATTTATCAAGCTCAATGCCAACATTCACTGGTTCACGCGTGTCAAGAATGGAGGTGTGTTTTATATCCTACTGAATTTAATATGTATGTGTTTTAGTCGTTTGGACAATAACATAAATATGAAGACGCTGCGTTTAGTTAGGAGAACTGACAACCCTTCTCTGATGTGTGACAGACTCACTGTTTattgaaaataatcaataattgaaacataaataaataaataatgaaaactaTAACTGTTGCGCGGCTATTAAAATCGTTGTATTACGCAAGGGACTTCCCTTATACGATAAAAACTACTCGAGTCACAGCTACAgctaggcaaggcaaggcaaggcaagtttatttgtatagcacaattcagacacaaggcaactcaaagtgctttacaggcacacacaaattacattaaaagacataaacatttcatttaaaagacattaaaaattgcattataaaaaaaaaaaactcagagtaataatgcagttcaaagacttgaattgcttcagttaaaagcaatggcaaaaagaaatgttttatgtttaaatattttaagcTGTTCAAAGTTTACTTTTTGACTTTTCTGATGAAACATCTAATGAATGGGTTGCTGTTCTCTAATTAACGATTTTTAGACGAGTGCTTGAACGTAGCATTTCGGCAGCGAAAATTCCCCTATGGTGTAATGTAAACCTGACTGGAAGTTCCCGCCTCAGTCCTTCGATTACCGCAAAGTTTCACATTCAGTGTTATGTTTTCAAACAGCTCTGCCGTAAATCTGTATACTGTAATACAACAAATATGTGAAACTGTCCACTCGTTCATAGACACCAAACACAGCGGGGAAATCCCAAtgtaaatttacattttttgtattgTCCTTGAAGTTGTCGCACACTCCTGGACTGTGGGGGGCGGTGTGGCTGTGATCCGCGAGGGCACACGAAGAAGACGGAAAACGACGCAGGCAGAAACCAAACGGAAATCGGCCTAAGGAAAGCTCTCGAAACCGGATTGAACTGCAGCTCCAAGTCCTTTCCAGAAGCCGCCCGGTGAAAAGGtaactttaaattaaaatgaacacAAAGCAGTCTTCGTATTTAGAATTATCGACATTTCGAGCCCCTTGAATATGTACAAACGTTTCAGCGTTTGCTCGCCATTCTTTGCCGGTGTGCTAACTTAATACAACCAGTCGGGCTTTGTGCAGTAGCGTGGCCTGGCTAGCAAGCTAACCGTAGCTAAAACCTAGCACTAGCTGATTTGATGAACAAAGATCGAGAATAATGTTTGAAAATAGGTAAAAATCAACACGTAAAGCAACAAAATAGTCAACAAACATTGTAATATTAACAAAAGTGAGACAGCTCAtcaaaaatgtgtgaatttaaAGTAGTCTTGCTGCAGTAGTTCAACTGACGTCAGCCATTTTGCAATGACCGGCCCGGTTAATTCACCTCTGCGACTACAGTATTGGTATACTGAGAAAAAATATCCAGGCTCGCTTAGAAGAGAATGGATAACATTTAATTCAAaaatttgttttctctccccacCTCTTTGTATATCCTATTTTTTCTGATTGGTCCCGAAACAGATGGTGAAAATTTTTGTAGGAAACCTCCCCAGGGAAGCTGACCAGGAGGAAATCAAGGCACTCTTCACCCAGTATGGCACAGTCACGGAATGTGCCATCATCAAGAACTACGCCTTCGTTCACATGGATGACCGCAAGGCAGCCACCAAGGCCATCAAGAATCTGCACCTCCACAAGCTCCATGGCACTCCAATCAACGTGGAGGCCAGCCATGGGAAGAACCAGGGCTCAGTCAAACTGCATGTAGCAAATGTAGAAAAGGGGGCTGACGACGAGCTCCGTGCTCTCTTTGAAGAGTATGGCACAGTTACAGAGTGTGCTGTTGTGAAGAATTTTGCTTTTGTACACATGTCCAACTCTGATGAGGCCATGGATGCCATCAAGGGACTGGACAACACTGAGTTTCAAGGTAAGGAAAAGTCATTtcataaaagaagaaacaatgaAGCTAATACCTGTCATGTTTAAAcctaaatattttatttgtgttttctgtatcCTTACATATATTTTCTTGTAACTTAGGTAAACGCATCCATGTCCAGATTTCCAAAAGCCGCCCCAGACATGATGAACGGGATGACtatcctccacctcccccagaCAGAGGTGGCTATTGGCCCCCACGCTATCCAGGAGAGCGACACGAGCCTCCCCCACCCAGCTACATGAGAGGCCGCCTCAGCCATATACCCCCAGGTTACCCTGCCCCTCCTctgccacctcctccccctAGACGAGCTGTTTATCCCGACCGTCCTTATGAGGGCGAGAGGGACAGGTATGGCGTGGTAGATTACTATGAGAAGTACAGAGCGCGCCCATATGGCATGGCCTCCTATGAGGACCAACGTGCCGgcgcccctcctcctcccccacccccaTCAGCCGTTGTCCGAGATCGTCTTATGACTTCGTCGCTTGACCCGTACGAGCGTCGacccctcccacctcctccgTCCTCGTACTACGCCAGAGATCGCAGTCCCCTCAGGAGAGCGCCTAGCACGCAAATGCCCCCTGCCAGCAATGGCTACTCCTACGAGCGCTCCCGACTCTCTCCGGTTTCCCGGGTCCCGGCTTACGGAGTTCCACGCGCCAGGGACCCCTACGCCGACCGGCTGCCTCCGCCACCGCCTGCACGCTACGCTTATTAAGCAAGGCCTGGGCATGTGAAGGTGAGAATAGGTCTGAGATAGACTGGTACTCATATATTTTCTAAAATTAACTTTCGTCCCTCTAAAGGCAGAGGCAGCTTGTCACTTGCTCTGCACCGCCCAGAGCTTGTGTGGAAAAGCAGGTCTAAAAAAGCATGCGTACGTGGTGCTGTTCAATAAGTTGGTAACTCGTTAATACACGTCTGTGCACTAACTTGGATTTCAGTTGTGTGTGCCATAATCTCCTAAAGACAAACTGAGTCTGGGATCTCTGACTACGGAACGGAACTGAAGATACAGAACTCGCACTAAAGTCAACATGTAGATACCTAAGATGGGACAGCGTGCTTGTATTAACAGTTGCAGGCAGTTCATTTGTGTCATTTGCTCTTTTTCCAGGATCGTCGTCCGACTGCGTCGCCGCTCGCCGCCTCCTGATGCACGT containing:
- the tifa gene encoding TRAF-interacting protein with FHA domain-containing protein A, with the translated sequence MNVSQTQTMETEEDHTCLHIKLYHPQQSCRGLYGLLPLGTRSRHSADDPLRLGRDAQTCTLALNDNRVSRKQLALHAYRSPKNPDMLFTIQNLSQRGQLSVNSSALGYLEKADLPDKALIRFGEYEMLIIREPGEAKGHFEVELEILAVPPSRETCMGVPSMTPVMDTGSCAMSSFPGELRAHGPLETDETLWCNS
- the LOC115589473 gene encoding RNA-binding protein 4B-like; this translates as MVKIFVGNLPREADQEEIKALFTQYGTVTECAIIKNYAFVHMDDRKAATKAIKNLHLHKLHGTPINVEASHGKNQGSVKLHVANVEKGADDELRALFEEYGTVTECAVVKNFAFVHMSNSDEAMDAIKGLDNTEFQGKRIHVQISKSRPRHDERDDYPPPPPDRGGYWPPRYPGERHEPPPPSYMRGRLSHIPPGYPAPPLPPPPPRRAVYPDRPYEGERDRYGVVDYYEKYRARPYGMASYEDQRAGAPPPPPPPSAVVRDRLMTSSLDPYERRPLPPPPSSYYARDRSPLRRAPSTQMPPASNGYSYERSRLSPVSRVPAYGVPRARDPYADRLPPPPPARYAY